Proteins found in one candidate division KSB1 bacterium genomic segment:
- a CDS encoding class I SAM-dependent methyltransferase, translating to MDADKKDIWLEYNIADSLQASKTPSILEIYTERAYTQNVMGVLDKYLNKGDRVLDIGCGIGKWVLYLLQKGIDCIGIDSSEVAVEKAQNLLHEKGHKNVIFNYSATELPFDKNRFDGIISFGLLEHFPNHKEVLKYWTEFLKPGGRIVISVPNGLRWDWMFADILFKWYKQKARIKMRFTNRGFVSTNYGYEERWRPDYLARLFDRVGLKKIEITTFYTLSPLIFYSLGKLNIPSNLFHALSSTKASQRWGLYLFGVAEKD from the coding sequence ATGGATGCTGATAAAAAAGACATTTGGTTAGAATACAACATTGCGGATTCTTTGCAGGCAAGCAAGACTCCATCAATCTTAGAAATTTATACAGAAAGAGCCTATACCCAAAATGTGATGGGAGTGCTTGACAAGTATCTCAATAAAGGTGATCGGGTTTTGGATATCGGCTGTGGAATCGGCAAATGGGTTCTCTATCTATTGCAAAAGGGAATTGATTGCATCGGCATAGATTCCTCTGAAGTCGCTGTCGAAAAAGCCCAAAATCTCTTGCATGAAAAGGGTCACAAAAATGTTATCTTCAACTATTCGGCAACAGAATTGCCTTTTGATAAAAATCGATTTGATGGGATCATCTCATTTGGTCTATTGGAACATTTCCCGAATCATAAGGAAGTGCTAAAATATTGGACAGAATTTCTGAAGCCAGGGGGAAGAATAGTCATCTCAGTTCCCAATGGCTTGCGTTGGGATTGGATGTTCGCTGATATTCTATTTAAATGGTACAAACAAAAAGCCCGCATTAAAATGCGGTTTACCAATCGAGGCTTTGTTTCCACCAATTATGGCTATGAAGAGCGTTGGCGTCCAGATTACCTGGCCCGACTTTTTGATCGAGTTGGTCTAAAAAAAATTGAAATCACGACCTTTTATACATTGTCGCCATTGATTTTTTATTCACTGGGTAAGCTCAATATTCCGTCAAATCTATTTCATGCGCTTTCTTCCACGAAAGCTTCACAGCGGTGGGGGCTTTATCTTTTTGGGGTTGCAGAGAAAGATTAA
- a CDS encoding glycosyltransferase family 4 protein, which yields MIAYYFPPSGGAGVQRTLKFVKYLPSVGWEPVVLTARDADYPAYDESLLAELPPKLTVYRSYIPEPYQLYRKLTGRQMNEAVDIATLSRDAVQKKKFSERLAEWIRGSFFIPDARVGWLPFAVALGLKAIKHEGIDVIYSSAPPYTCHLIGYWLKKLTGRPWVADFRDSWVGWLSSAKRPKWPDKFDRYLEHSVLKSADRILTVSSGIAQDLGGRHPELVDGRWLLLPNGYDGADFEGVSAYPPNDKMVITYTGSLYGHRNPESLLQALAELLTELPELQQQLQLTFVGRIGGFIEDMLRQPTFQGMVEIIPYVPHQQSIQYLLASHVLLLIIDDAPANKGILTGKLFEYLGARKPILALAPEGDAAELICELKAGIVVHPSNIQQIKEALRNLYLRWKKNELNNAQLDETKVRSFDRRELTRRLGEVMREVGGKIQ from the coding sequence ATGATCGCCTATTACTTCCCGCCCAGTGGTGGGGCTGGCGTACAGCGGACGCTGAAATTCGTCAAATATCTCCCATCTGTGGGCTGGGAGCCAGTGGTGCTCACCGCCCGTGATGCCGACTATCCCGCTTACGATGAATCGTTGCTGGCCGAGCTGCCCCCGAAGCTGACCGTCTATCGCAGCTACATCCCTGAGCCGTACCAGCTCTATCGCAAGCTCACGGGCCGCCAGATGAACGAGGCGGTGGACATCGCCACTTTATCACGGGACGCTGTGCAGAAGAAAAAATTCAGCGAGCGGCTGGCCGAATGGATTCGGGGCAGTTTCTTCATCCCCGATGCCCGTGTGGGCTGGCTGCCGTTCGCCGTGGCATTGGGCCTCAAAGCGATCAAACACGAAGGGATCGATGTCATCTACTCCTCGGCGCCGCCCTATACCTGTCACCTCATCGGCTATTGGCTGAAGAAGCTCACGGGAAGGCCCTGGGTGGCTGATTTTCGGGACTCATGGGTCGGCTGGCTCTCCTCGGCCAAACGGCCCAAATGGCCTGATAAATTCGACCGCTATCTGGAACATTCGGTGCTCAAATCCGCCGATCGCATCCTCACCGTATCCAGCGGCATTGCCCAGGACCTGGGAGGCCGCCATCCCGAACTGGTGGATGGGCGTTGGCTGTTGCTGCCCAATGGCTACGATGGCGCCGACTTCGAGGGCGTTTCAGCCTATCCGCCCAACGACAAAATGGTCATCACCTACACAGGCTCGCTCTACGGCCATCGCAATCCCGAGTCATTGCTGCAAGCCCTGGCCGAATTGCTGACCGAGCTGCCCGAGTTGCAGCAGCAGCTCCAACTGACCTTTGTAGGCCGCATCGGCGGGTTCATCGAGGACATGTTGCGCCAGCCGACCTTCCAGGGCATGGTCGAAATCATTCCTTATGTGCCGCATCAGCAGAGCATTCAGTACCTGTTGGCCTCCCATGTCCTGCTGTTGATTATCGATGATGCGCCAGCCAACAAGGGCATTTTGACGGGCAAATTGTTCGAATATCTGGGCGCCCGCAAGCCCATTCTGGCCCTGGCCCCCGAGGGCGACGCCGCCGAGCTGATCTGTGAGCTGAAGGCGGGAATCGTGGTTCATCCATCGAATATCCAGCAGATCAAAGAAGCGTTGAGAAATTTGTATCTGCGATGGAAGAAAAACGAGCTGAATAATGCTCAATTGGACGAGACCAAAGTTCGGTCGTTCGATCGGCGGGAATTGACGAGGAGGTTGGGGGAGGTAATGAGAGAGGTTGGGGGGAAAATTCAATAG